The following proteins come from a genomic window of Coffea arabica cultivar ET-39 chromosome 11c, Coffea Arabica ET-39 HiFi, whole genome shotgun sequence:
- the LOC113716438 gene encoding protein DETOXIFICATION 12-like isoform X1, whose amino-acid sequence MEEGLLVKEREVKRERLTWGVIGQEAKRLCYIAGPMAAVTLSQFLLQMISLMMVGHLGELSLSSSSIAISFCNVTGFSVLLGMASALETLCGQAYGAQQYKKLGTLTYTAIFCLLIACIPLSIIWIYLGRILILVGQDPLISQEAGTFATWLIPALFGYATLQPLIRFFQMQSLTFPMFIISCITIVFHTLLSWVLVYKSGLQNHGAALAMDVSMWFNVIILGLYMSYCSSCAQTRAPISMEMFHGVKEFFRFAIPSAVMICLEWWSYELLILSSGLLPNPELETSVLSVCLSTISTLYSIPYGLASAVSTRVSNELGAGNSEGARISVICAVILAFTEMIIVNTALFASRHVFGYGFSSDKEVVDYVTIMAPLVCLSVVMDSFQGTLSGVARGCGWQHIGAYVNLASFYLVGIPIALALGFVAKLKGKGLWIGILSGATVQTLLLSIVTACTNWEKQAIKAKERLFQEKIPAEDGPI is encoded by the exons atggaagaaGGGTTGTTGGTGAAAGAGAGAGAAGTGAAGAGAGAAAGGCTGACATGGGGTGTTATAGGCCAAGAAGCGAAGAGACTTTGCTACATAGCAGGACCTATGGCGGCTGTGACTCTATCCCAGTTCTTGCTCCAGATGATATCTTTGATGATGGTTGGGCACTTGGGTGAACTTTCACTTTCTAGCTCCTCCATAGCCATTTCCTTTTGCAATGTTACTGGCTTCAGCGTTCTT TTAGGAATGGCAAGTGCACTGGAAACTCTGTGTGGGCAAGCCTATGGAGCTCAGCAATATAAAAAACTTGGAACTCTGACATATACAGCGATATTTTGTCTTCTCATTGCTTGTATCCCACTCTCAATCATATGGATATACTTGGGACGGATACTCATTTTGGTTGGACAAGATCCTCTGATTTCACAAGAAGCTGGAACATTTGCTACATGGCTTATTCCTGCTCTGTTTGGCTATGCAACTCTTCAGCCACTTATTCGATTCTTTCAAATGCAAAGTCTGACCTTTCCCATGTTCATAATTTCCTGCATCACAATTGTTTTCCACACACTTCTTTCTTGGGTGCTTGTCTATAAGTCTGGATTGCAGAACCATGGAGCTGCATTAGCTATGGACGTTTCAATGTGGTTCAATGTTATTATCCTTGGTTTGTACATGAGCTACTGTTCCTCCTGTGCACAAACCCGTGCTCCAATTTCAATGGAGATGTTTCATGGCGTGAAAGAATTTTTCCGCTTTGCTATTCCTTCTGCTGTCATGATTTG CCTTGAATGGTGGTCATATGAGCTTCTGATTTTGTCATCTGGCCTTCTGCCAAATCCGGAGCTTGAAACTTCAGTCCTGTCTGTATG CCTCAGTACCATTTCGACACTCTATTCAATACCATATGGACTTGCTTCTGCTGTAAG CACCAGAGTGTCAAATGAGTTAGGAGCAGGAAACTCAGAAGGCGCTCGAATTTCTGTAATTTGTGCCGTAATCCTTGCCTTCACAGAGATGATAATAGTGAATACAGCCCTTTTTGCTAGCCGGCACGTATTTGGCTATGGCTTTAGCAGTGACAAGGAAGTTGTGGATTATGTCACAAttatggctcctcttgtttgtctATCTGTTGTAATGGACAGTTTCCAAGGAACCCTTTCAG GTGTTGCTAGAGGATGTGGCTGGCAGCATATAGGAGCCTATGTCAATCTTGCATCATTCTATCTAGTTGGAATTCCTATTGCTCTTGCATTAGGATTTGTCGCAAAGTTAAAAGGGAAAGGTCTATGGATTGGAATCCTATCCGGTGCTACTGTGCAAACTCTACTGCTATCCATAGTAACAGCTTGCACAAATTGGGAAAAACAG GCAATAAAGGCGAAAGAGAGGCTGTTCCAGGAAAAAATTCCGGCTGAAGATGGACCAATTTGA
- the LOC113716438 gene encoding protein DETOXIFICATION 12-like isoform X2, with protein sequence MNRRKGRKVLSTAIYYTLQLPLPTAKLGMASALETLCGQAYGAQQYKKLGTLTYTAIFCLLIACIPLSIIWIYLGRILILVGQDPLISQEAGTFATWLIPALFGYATLQPLIRFFQMQSLTFPMFIISCITIVFHTLLSWVLVYKSGLQNHGAALAMDVSMWFNVIILGLYMSYCSSCAQTRAPISMEMFHGVKEFFRFAIPSAVMICLEWWSYELLILSSGLLPNPELETSVLSVCLSTISTLYSIPYGLASAVSTRVSNELGAGNSEGARISVICAVILAFTEMIIVNTALFASRHVFGYGFSSDKEVVDYVTIMAPLVCLSVVMDSFQGTLSGVARGCGWQHIGAYVNLASFYLVGIPIALALGFVAKLKGKGLWIGILSGATVQTLLLSIVTACTNWEKQAIKAKERLFQEKIPAEDGPI encoded by the exons ATGAATAGGAGGAAAGGCAGAAAAGTTTTGAGTACGGCCATTTATTATACTCTGCAATTGCCTCTGCCAACTGCTAAG TTAGGAATGGCAAGTGCACTGGAAACTCTGTGTGGGCAAGCCTATGGAGCTCAGCAATATAAAAAACTTGGAACTCTGACATATACAGCGATATTTTGTCTTCTCATTGCTTGTATCCCACTCTCAATCATATGGATATACTTGGGACGGATACTCATTTTGGTTGGACAAGATCCTCTGATTTCACAAGAAGCTGGAACATTTGCTACATGGCTTATTCCTGCTCTGTTTGGCTATGCAACTCTTCAGCCACTTATTCGATTCTTTCAAATGCAAAGTCTGACCTTTCCCATGTTCATAATTTCCTGCATCACAATTGTTTTCCACACACTTCTTTCTTGGGTGCTTGTCTATAAGTCTGGATTGCAGAACCATGGAGCTGCATTAGCTATGGACGTTTCAATGTGGTTCAATGTTATTATCCTTGGTTTGTACATGAGCTACTGTTCCTCCTGTGCACAAACCCGTGCTCCAATTTCAATGGAGATGTTTCATGGCGTGAAAGAATTTTTCCGCTTTGCTATTCCTTCTGCTGTCATGATTTG CCTTGAATGGTGGTCATATGAGCTTCTGATTTTGTCATCTGGCCTTCTGCCAAATCCGGAGCTTGAAACTTCAGTCCTGTCTGTATG CCTCAGTACCATTTCGACACTCTATTCAATACCATATGGACTTGCTTCTGCTGTAAG CACCAGAGTGTCAAATGAGTTAGGAGCAGGAAACTCAGAAGGCGCTCGAATTTCTGTAATTTGTGCCGTAATCCTTGCCTTCACAGAGATGATAATAGTGAATACAGCCCTTTTTGCTAGCCGGCACGTATTTGGCTATGGCTTTAGCAGTGACAAGGAAGTTGTGGATTATGTCACAAttatggctcctcttgtttgtctATCTGTTGTAATGGACAGTTTCCAAGGAACCCTTTCAG GTGTTGCTAGAGGATGTGGCTGGCAGCATATAGGAGCCTATGTCAATCTTGCATCATTCTATCTAGTTGGAATTCCTATTGCTCTTGCATTAGGATTTGTCGCAAAGTTAAAAGGGAAAGGTCTATGGATTGGAATCCTATCCGGTGCTACTGTGCAAACTCTACTGCTATCCATAGTAACAGCTTGCACAAATTGGGAAAAACAG GCAATAAAGGCGAAAGAGAGGCTGTTCCAGGAAAAAATTCCGGCTGAAGATGGACCAATTTGA